Below is a window of Oceaniferula flava DNA.
CCGAGCTCCTCGAGCTCGAGGCGCAGCTTGCCGCTCTCGTTCCTTGCTCCCTTTCTGTTGAAACGACACTGCGTGTGGAAGATGCCATGCATGCTGCCATTGAAGAAAAGCATGACGAGGAACTGCAAAGTTTGGAATCCCATCTCGGCCAGCTTGCCCCCGCAGGCATGAGTGCTGATTTGGTCACCCGCATGGCCGAAGCCATGGATCGCTGGCATGAGTATGTGCCACTTGAAGAAAAGCTGGTGCCATTCGGTGACCATGACGAACCTCTCTCCGAGCCGGCTGCCGAAACCATCGTGCCGATGCGCAGGAAATCGAGCAGCTACGGTATGTATGCCGCTGCTGCTGCTGTCGCCCTGCTGGGTGCCGCCGCCGCCTTGGTGATGCCTCACATGAACCAGCCTGCCGCCAATGCCGTCATCGCTGATGCTGGTTCCGCGGCAGATCTCGCACCCACACCGAAAGCTTCCCCTGTGATTGATTCGGGGAACTTACACTCGGTGGATGTCAGCACCGCTCCTCGCGAGGCTTGGGTAGAGCCAGGCTCACTGAGCCATGACATTACCAATACCATTGATGCCGGAGTGATGATTACCCGCGATAATGTGCCTCACCGCAGTATCCGGATCGAATATGTCGACCGAGTCAAATTGATCGATGAAGACGGTCGTGAAATTCAGATCGATCGCCCCGGAGTGCAGTACATGCTCATTCCTGTTAAGACGAACTAACAGTCGTTTGTTATCCGATTGTTTTTTGACATCAGCCGAGTTTGGTCGATAGGTGTTAGAGGTGCTTTGCTTACTCGTTGGATCCATTTTAAAGAACCTTCCTGGAGCAAATTTTTAAGACAAAAAAACTCTCCTTAAACGCTGCATGAGTAGCACAAGATGATGATGTTACCTGCCTGTTGGCTAAGGTTTTCAATATCTGATTCTTTACCAGATTAACCCGATCCCTGTGATCTCATTGAACCCAATCAGAACCCATGAAAACAAACCGTAATCTATCAAAATGCGTGCAGACGTTGGTAGGCGCCGCCTCGATGGCAGCACTCCTTCCTGTCTCCGCACTTGAAAAACCCGCGGATCAAGATTCCAAAGACGCTCCTAAAGTCAAAGCGGGTGCAACTATTCAACCAAAGGCGGCTAAGCCTGCCAAAAAAATGGCCATGCTTGGCGTGGGTGGTCATCAAGTATCAGAAACCTTGGCGTCTCACTTGGGGCTGGCTGATGGCGAAGGTCTCACCATTTATCACGTTATCCCAGACTCTGCCGCTGCGAAGGCCGGTGTTGAGGTGCACGATGTGGTTACGGCTCTGAACGACCGTAAAATCAGCAGCCAGGATGATCTTCGTGCCGCTATTCTCGCGCATCAACCGGGTGATGAAGTCATCGTGAAGTTGATCCATCAAGGCAAAGCCAGTGAGAAGAAAATCAAGCTGGGTGAACGCACTGAAATGCCACGTATCGGTCGCG
It encodes the following:
- a CDS encoding S1C family serine protease, with the translated sequence MKTNRNLSKCVQTLVGAASMAALLPVSALEKPADQDSKDAPKVKAGATIQPKAAKPAKKMAMLGVGGHQVSETLASHLGLADGEGLTIYHVIPDSAAAKAGVEVHDVVTALNDRKISSQDDLRAAILAHQPGDEVIVKLIHQGKASEKKIKLGERTEMPRIGRAVLPGGAMDLQKMLQGMGGNIPEGDRKRLEAEMLKQFKLFRGQLGMNGDVPFAPQKMLEGGVQIVGNASVTIQDDQGSVTLKTTNGKKEVIVRDKNGKTTFEGPYETEQDKAAVPDDISDRVKRVDMDFKGKGMRLRIDPGGFALPPAIDLDDVDE